The following are from one region of the Paenalkalicoccus suaedae genome:
- a CDS encoding helix-turn-helix domain-containing protein: MLGQRIRTLRKQKKLTLEALAGDQLTKGMLSLIENEKSKPSMESLTYLAERLDVTVSELLDTEDKQKLQAVLDEVEGYIPGGRYLHITHPEKIKKAIEEVLPSIGTSYESARLLHLYAFALESVNDQTWQSYIKRAATLYENMNMVHPRVKIALFKSGILFEKQSYRDSLELFLEERRIIEDFFPRIDTLSLIDLHYHEALLYYAVGEYDKAIDITESALHLSQESHIFYRTDDFYRLAATHTLFMKGNTLTNKYIFKLKKYGELTDYKFAVEFYEFLNVASLIKREQFEEARNFISEYESNKDPLLLPWFLKEKGRLYYLNSDFEQASKILSEVNFPEYLTHPMDLALIYEVDVILARCHLHLGNVEKAREYAKKAEEIYAPLPESVFKDFMRDTLRLVEEQT; encoded by the coding sequence ATGCTAGGACAACGAATTCGCACATTACGCAAACAAAAAAAGCTAACGCTCGAGGCGCTTGCCGGCGATCAATTAACAAAAGGCATGCTGTCTTTAATAGAGAATGAAAAATCGAAGCCATCGATGGAGAGCCTAACGTATTTAGCGGAGCGGTTGGACGTGACGGTGTCCGAGCTTTTGGATACAGAGGATAAACAAAAATTGCAGGCTGTACTTGATGAAGTAGAAGGATATATACCTGGAGGAAGGTATCTTCACATCACTCATCCCGAAAAAATAAAAAAAGCTATAGAAGAAGTTTTACCTTCTATAGGTACTAGCTATGAATCAGCACGTTTACTTCACCTATATGCATTTGCTTTAGAATCCGTTAACGATCAAACATGGCAAAGCTACATCAAACGAGCAGCAACACTTTACGAGAATATGAATATGGTTCACCCACGCGTGAAAATAGCTCTTTTTAAAAGCGGAATACTATTTGAAAAACAAAGCTATAGAGATTCTTTAGAGTTATTTCTCGAGGAACGTCGTATCATTGAGGATTTCTTCCCACGAATCGATACGTTATCTTTAATAGATTTACACTATCATGAAGCACTTCTTTACTATGCTGTTGGAGAATATGATAAAGCAATTGATATTACCGAGAGCGCACTTCATCTCTCTCAAGAATCGCACATTTTTTATAGAACGGATGATTTTTATCGTTTAGCCGCTACTCACACGCTCTTTATGAAAGGAAATACATTAACCAACAAGTATATTTTCAAATTAAAGAAATATGGAGAGCTAACAGATTATAAATTTGCAGTAGAGTTTTATGAGTTTCTAAATGTTGCTAGTTTGATAAAGCGCGAACAGTTTGAAGAAGCACGGAACTTCATTTCCGAGTATGAGTCGAACAAAGATCCATTATTATTACCATGGTTTTTAAAAGAGAAAGGGCGACTATATTATCTAAACAGTGATTTTGAACAAGCAAGCAAAATATTAAGTGAGGTAAATTTTCCTGAGTATCTTACTCATCCAATGGACCTTGCGCTCATTTATGAAGTGGACGTCATCTTGGCACGCTGCCACCTCCACCTAGGAAACGTAGAAAAAGCACGTGAATATGCCAAAAAAGCAGAAGAGATTTATGCGCCTCTTCCTGAATCTGTTTTTAAAGACTTTATGAGGGATACGCTTCGCTTAGTCGAAGAACAAACGTAA
- the arsD gene encoding arsenite efflux transporter metallochaperone ArsD, producing the protein MPKIEIFDPALCCSTGVCGPDVDPELTRFAKLHVELQRAGVDASRYNLSQEPGPFVENPEVGAIINEDLSLLPLTAIDGKVVKKGAYPTEAELMDWLQLDEGALRPKQPKNAINLL; encoded by the coding sequence ATGCCTAAAATAGAAATTTTTGACCCTGCACTTTGCTGCTCGACTGGAGTATGTGGACCAGACGTAGACCCAGAATTAACGCGATTTGCTAAGCTTCACGTGGAGTTACAGCGCGCTGGCGTAGATGCTTCCAGATACAACTTATCTCAAGAGCCAGGTCCTTTTGTCGAAAATCCAGAGGTTGGTGCAATTATTAACGAAGACTTATCCCTTCTACCACTCACTGCTATTGATGGGAAGGTTGTAAAAAAAGGAGCGTATCCAACAGAAGCAGAGCTTATGGATTGGCTTCAGTTAGATGAAGGAGCACTTCGACCGAAGCAGCCTAAAAACGCGATTAACTTACTTTAA
- a CDS encoding sucrose-specific PTS transporter subunit IIBC, whose translation MNYRNEAENILEAIGGQENIQAMTHCATRLRLVLQDEELIDQKRLDDMDIVKGTFSTAGQYQIILGTGIVNNVYRELVAITGIEEMSKDDVKQAGSKKGNPLQRFVKMLSDIFVPIIPAIVAAGLLMGIHNVFTATGLFIDDASLIDVYPHLEDTAAMINTFSNAAFVFLPILIGFSAAKRFGGNAYLGAALGMIMVHPDLLNGYGYGEAIVNNEVPVWNILGLEIERVGYQGTVLPVLVASFVLAKIEIGIRKIMPAALDNLLTPLLTIILTSFITFVAVGPFTRSAGDVLTNGIVWLYETAGFVGGALMGVLYAPFVITGMHHSFIAVETQLLANVMVTGGSFIFPIAAMSNIAQGAAAIAVIFITRNKKMKSVASAAGISSLLGITEPAMFGVNLKLKYPFVAAIIGSAVASAYITFNQTLSVALGAAGLPGIISIRAESIVHFIIGMAISFTVTVILTYLFSKRKKNQIANQEEQQAA comes from the coding sequence ATGAACTACAGGAACGAAGCAGAGAACATACTTGAAGCGATTGGTGGTCAAGAGAATATCCAAGCGATGACACATTGCGCAACAAGATTACGATTAGTTTTACAGGATGAGGAGCTCATTGACCAAAAGCGCCTTGATGACATGGACATTGTAAAGGGAACGTTTTCTACTGCTGGTCAGTACCAAATTATTTTGGGGACGGGCATTGTAAACAACGTATACAGAGAGCTTGTAGCTATTACAGGAATAGAGGAAATGTCTAAGGATGACGTCAAGCAAGCTGGATCAAAAAAGGGGAATCCTCTACAGAGATTTGTAAAAATGCTCTCAGATATCTTTGTACCGATTATTCCAGCAATCGTAGCGGCTGGGTTACTAATGGGTATCCATAATGTCTTTACTGCTACAGGATTATTCATCGATGATGCAAGCTTAATAGATGTGTATCCACATCTCGAAGACACGGCAGCGATGATCAACACCTTTTCAAACGCAGCATTCGTGTTTTTGCCTATCCTGATTGGATTTTCGGCAGCAAAGAGGTTTGGAGGCAATGCGTATTTAGGGGCTGCCCTCGGAATGATCATGGTGCACCCGGATTTACTTAACGGATACGGATACGGCGAAGCGATCGTAAATAACGAAGTGCCTGTATGGAATATTCTCGGGCTCGAAATTGAGCGTGTTGGCTATCAAGGAACCGTTCTACCTGTGTTAGTTGCATCATTTGTACTTGCAAAAATCGAAATTGGGATTAGAAAAATCATGCCGGCTGCGCTTGATAACTTATTAACACCTTTGTTAACTATTATTCTGACTAGCTTTATTACCTTCGTAGCGGTTGGACCGTTCACTCGCTCTGCGGGGGATGTCCTAACTAATGGAATCGTGTGGCTGTATGAAACAGCTGGATTTGTCGGTGGGGCATTAATGGGAGTCTTATACGCACCATTTGTTATTACTGGTATGCACCATAGCTTTATTGCAGTTGAAACACAGCTTTTAGCAAACGTGATGGTAACAGGAGGTTCCTTTATATTCCCTATAGCGGCGATGTCGAATATCGCACAGGGAGCGGCAGCAATTGCGGTCATCTTCATTACTCGTAATAAGAAAATGAAAAGCGTCGCATCGGCTGCTGGGATATCTTCTTTACTCGGCATTACAGAACCGGCAATGTTTGGAGTCAATTTAAAGCTGAAATATCCATTCGTTGCTGCCATCATCGGTTCAGCTGTGGCGTCTGCATATATTACATTTAATCAGACACTGTCCGTTGCACTTGGAGCTGCCGGATTACCTGGGATCATCTCCATTCGAGCAGAGTCCATTGTCCATTTTATTATCGGAATGGCGATATCATTTACTGTCACGGTCATACTGACGTATTTATTTTCTAAACGAAAAAAGAATCAAATCGCGAATCAAGAGGAGCAACAGGCAGCTTAG
- a CDS encoding class I SAM-dependent methyltransferase: MDVSKHNSVAWDKKVAERSTYTQAVSREVIERGKRGDWEIGVTTTKSVPRNWFPLNMDGVNVLCVGSGGGQQAPVLAAAGASVTVVDISSAQIAKDEYVARENGLELTTYLADMTKLDFLESESFDMVVHPVSNLFVANVQAVWDGIARVLKRNGVLIAGFTNPLLWIFDDESERRGMLDVKHPIPSSTLDHLPAEKHVEFLESKQTIEYAHTLEQQIKGQLQAGLVMTGFYEDDFGGSRMIDTYIKTFMATRAVKMRV, translated from the coding sequence ATGGATGTGAGTAAGCATAATAGTGTGGCGTGGGATAAGAAGGTTGCCGAGCGGTCGACGTATACGCAGGCTGTGTCTCGAGAAGTGATTGAGAGAGGGAAGCGGGGCGACTGGGAGATTGGTGTAACAACGACAAAATCGGTACCTCGGAACTGGTTCCCTTTAAATATGGATGGGGTGAATGTGCTTTGCGTTGGATCTGGAGGTGGGCAACAGGCTCCGGTATTAGCGGCGGCGGGAGCGAGCGTGACCGTAGTTGATATCTCATCCGCTCAGATTGCGAAGGATGAGTATGTCGCAAGAGAGAACGGACTCGAGCTTACGACTTATTTAGCCGATATGACAAAGTTAGACTTTTTGGAATCGGAGAGCTTTGATATGGTTGTCCACCCAGTATCGAATCTGTTTGTTGCAAATGTGCAAGCAGTGTGGGATGGGATTGCTCGCGTGTTGAAGCGTAACGGCGTATTAATTGCGGGATTCACCAACCCATTGCTATGGATATTTGATGACGAGAGTGAGAGGCGCGGAATGTTAGATGTAAAGCATCCTATTCCATCATCAACGCTTGACCATTTACCTGCAGAAAAGCACGTCGAATTTTTGGAATCGAAGCAAACGATCGAATATGCCCATACATTGGAGCAACAAATCAAAGGTCAGTTGCAAGCTGGGCTAGTGATGACAGGGTTTTATGAGGATGACTTCGGTGGCAGTCGAATGATTGATACATATATTAAAACGTTTATGGCGACGCGAGCGGTGAAAATGAGAGTTTAA
- a CDS encoding FAD-dependent oxidoreductase, with amino-acid sequence MKLVIIGSVAAGTSVGAKARRNSEELEITVYDKDVDISYSGCGIPYYVGGTVEALDDLTPRNAAWFKKRYSMDIHTAHEVMNVDHESKTLTIKNLATGETLTDTYDTLVLATGATSFIPPINGVDASNVFSVRNIRHADAIRSFVDREDPKQAVVVGGGFIGLEMAEQLTERGIKVTLIERLNQVMPPLDADMAARVSAHLADKGVELKLGETVKELHHAEAGTKVELESGEVVDTDFVIMSVGVRPNTTLAKQIGVELGATGAVKVNKQMQTNVQDVYAVGDVAESFSLITGKPIYRPLGSTANKMGRIAGQVITGEQTEHRGILGTGIFKIFDLAVAQTGLTEKEAEEHGYETAVLHNIKPDRPEYLGGKEMVIKALADKESGRLLGAQIVGPQGVDKRIDVFATAISFGAKAEDLFHLDLAYAPPFATTKDPVMYTGMALHNALTEKSPLLTPQQLLAWMKEGKALQVIDTRATSQYEKAHVDHAVNIPLGALREKASTLDPSIVTVVYCNKGTTGNAAQNILQNLGFDKVYNISGGHKNYQHVKKQLDL; translated from the coding sequence ATGAAATTAGTCATTATTGGATCAGTTGCGGCAGGGACTTCTGTCGGCGCTAAAGCGAGACGTAACAGTGAGGAGCTTGAGATCACTGTTTATGATAAAGATGTAGATATTTCTTATTCAGGCTGTGGAATTCCTTACTATGTAGGTGGTACGGTTGAGGCGCTAGATGATCTCACTCCACGGAATGCGGCATGGTTTAAGAAGCGATATAGCATGGATATTCATACAGCTCATGAGGTCATGAACGTTGATCACGAGAGTAAAACACTCACGATTAAAAACCTTGCGACAGGTGAAACATTAACAGACACGTACGACACGCTTGTGCTTGCGACGGGTGCAACGAGCTTTATTCCTCCTATCAATGGCGTTGATGCGTCAAACGTATTTTCTGTCCGAAATATTCGTCATGCAGATGCCATTCGCTCGTTCGTCGACCGCGAAGATCCGAAGCAGGCAGTTGTCGTCGGTGGTGGATTTATTGGTTTAGAAATGGCCGAGCAGCTTACGGAGCGCGGGATTAAAGTAACGTTGATCGAGCGATTGAATCAAGTGATGCCTCCATTAGACGCTGATATGGCAGCGCGTGTGAGTGCTCATTTAGCGGATAAAGGGGTAGAGCTGAAGCTAGGCGAGACAGTGAAAGAGTTACACCACGCGGAAGCAGGCACGAAGGTGGAGCTTGAGAGCGGCGAGGTTGTGGACACAGACTTTGTCATTATGTCGGTAGGAGTACGTCCAAATACGACTCTTGCGAAGCAAATTGGCGTCGAGCTTGGCGCAACAGGCGCTGTTAAGGTCAATAAGCAGATGCAAACGAACGTCCAGGACGTGTATGCCGTGGGAGACGTTGCAGAGAGCTTTTCATTGATCACAGGCAAGCCGATCTACCGTCCTCTTGGATCCACCGCGAACAAAATGGGGCGCATTGCCGGCCAAGTCATTACAGGTGAACAGACGGAGCATCGTGGGATTTTAGGGACAGGCATTTTTAAAATCTTTGACCTAGCAGTCGCTCAAACTGGCTTGACAGAAAAAGAAGCCGAAGAGCACGGATACGAAACGGCTGTGTTACACAACATTAAGCCTGACCGTCCGGAGTATTTAGGTGGTAAGGAAATGGTGATTAAAGCTTTAGCAGATAAGGAAAGCGGTCGCTTATTAGGAGCGCAGATAGTCGGACCACAAGGTGTAGATAAGCGTATTGATGTATTTGCTACAGCTATCTCCTTTGGAGCAAAAGCGGAGGATCTTTTCCACTTAGACCTTGCTTATGCACCACCATTTGCGACAACGAAGGACCCTGTAATGTACACAGGTATGGCGCTCCATAATGCATTAACAGAGAAATCGCCGCTCTTAACACCACAGCAGCTTTTAGCTTGGATGAAAGAAGGAAAAGCGTTACAGGTTATTGATACACGCGCTACTTCACAGTATGAGAAGGCGCACGTTGACCACGCTGTAAACATTCCTTTAGGAGCACTACGAGAGAAGGCATCGACATTGGATCCCTCTATTGTGACCGTTGTTTATTGCAATAAAGGTACAACAGGGAACGCAGCTCAAAACATCTTACAGAATCTTGGATTTGATAAAGTGTACAACATTTCTGGCGGGCACAAAAACTATCAGCATGTAAAAAAGCAGCTAGACCTTTAA
- a CDS encoding HAD family hydrolase, with amino-acid sequence MNALIFDMDGTLFQTNLILEMTLEDTFNQLRETGEWEGATPIETYRNIMGVPLPKVWATLLPAHSQQVKEQVDAYFLERLVAHIEAGNGALYPSTLETMAELQKTHRIYIASNGLIPYLKAIVDYYGLDEFVQGVYSIDQIDSMSKSDLVATIIKDHDIKSGAVIGDRLSDINAAKDNGLVAIGCRFDFAQEDELAQADVVIEELGELLMLVEKSVIGD; translated from the coding sequence ATGAACGCGCTTATTTTTGATATGGACGGCACGTTATTTCAAACGAATCTCATTTTAGAAATGACCTTAGAAGACACCTTTAATCAACTACGAGAGACGGGTGAATGGGAGGGCGCAACACCTATTGAGACATACCGCAACATTATGGGAGTCCCCCTTCCAAAGGTGTGGGCTACCTTATTACCAGCCCATTCACAGCAAGTAAAAGAGCAGGTCGACGCGTATTTTCTGGAGCGATTAGTGGCGCATATAGAAGCGGGTAACGGCGCACTATATCCAAGCACATTAGAGACGATGGCTGAGCTCCAAAAAACTCACCGAATCTACATAGCTAGCAATGGACTAATCCCGTATTTAAAAGCGATTGTCGACTACTATGGATTGGACGAATTTGTGCAAGGGGTATATAGCATCGATCAAATTGACTCCATGTCCAAATCGGATTTAGTTGCGACAATTATCAAAGACCACGATATCAAAAGTGGCGCTGTGATAGGAGATCGCCTCTCAGACATTAATGCTGCAAAGGATAATGGGCTTGTTGCAATCGGCTGCCGCTTCGATTTTGCACAAGAGGACGAGCTCGCGCAGGCGGACGTCGTGATAGAGGAATTAGGGGAGTTGCTAATGCTTGTGGAAAAGAGCGTTATAGGAGATTGA
- a CDS encoding MFS transporter, whose protein sequence is MDHAQKLKQATYHLYTFMISKMISSFGAQVYAFAMSFYILQVTGSATSFAMNLVCSIVPRTIAGPIAGVVADRYPKKRIVITAQILMTVTIAVLLLIVLTQGLSLTAIYMTTAILATASSFSSIAFTSSITGLIDQERIQKATSLNQISISFAAIASPAVGGLLYGTVSIPTILLLYIVASSIAVLLESTMQFTLFTKENTDETPSKESAWESFKSGIRYVGQRSVMMTMISISLIVNFFIGAFEIGYSYILIDTLQVESTHFGVTQGAFSLGMLVLSIYFVKRQEVQFPLLFVKWGIVALGFIIAGISLPLFISMSYTFMIVYFILIQLAMGATIMIINTPLQVMLQKTIQDEFKGRVFSVLETCAMALVPLSMIIYGYLYDRFPSEQILLISVCMLVGAVLYLGRASVIKRVHPELRAKTKLREKEAV, encoded by the coding sequence ATGGACCACGCTCAAAAACTCAAACAAGCTACATACCATCTTTACACGTTTATGATCAGTAAAATGATTTCATCCTTCGGAGCACAAGTGTATGCTTTTGCAATGAGCTTTTACATTTTGCAGGTCACAGGATCTGCCACAAGCTTTGCGATGAATCTCGTTTGTAGCATTGTCCCTCGAACAATCGCAGGGCCGATTGCAGGAGTCGTCGCAGATCGATATCCAAAGAAACGCATCGTCATTACGGCACAAATTTTAATGACGGTAACGATCGCAGTCCTATTACTTATTGTCTTGACACAAGGACTCTCATTAACAGCAATCTATATGACAACAGCTATTTTAGCAACTGCTTCCTCCTTTTCTTCAATCGCATTTACTTCATCCATAACAGGATTAATTGATCAGGAGCGTATTCAAAAAGCAACCTCTTTAAATCAAATCTCGATCTCATTCGCCGCTATTGCTAGTCCCGCAGTCGGCGGACTACTCTACGGTACCGTATCCATTCCAACGATCCTTCTCTTGTATATTGTCGCGTCCTCTATAGCTGTACTCTTAGAGTCAACGATGCAATTTACTCTTTTTACAAAAGAAAATACTGACGAAACACCTTCTAAAGAATCTGCTTGGGAAAGCTTTAAATCAGGTATTCGTTATGTGGGACAACGATCTGTCATGATGACGATGATTTCTATTTCACTAATCGTTAATTTTTTCATCGGAGCGTTTGAAATTGGCTATTCGTATATTTTAATTGATACACTCCAAGTTGAATCAACCCACTTTGGCGTGACGCAAGGAGCATTTTCACTCGGCATGCTTGTATTATCCATATATTTTGTGAAACGGCAGGAAGTGCAGTTTCCGCTCCTTTTTGTTAAGTGGGGAATCGTTGCCCTTGGATTCATCATCGCGGGTATATCACTCCCATTATTTATCTCCATGAGCTACACCTTCATGATTGTCTACTTTATTCTCATTCAATTAGCCATGGGTGCGACGATTATGATTATTAATACTCCTCTTCAAGTTATGCTACAAAAAACTATTCAAGATGAGTTTAAAGGTCGTGTCTTTTCCGTACTGGAGACGTGCGCGATGGCATTAGTTCCACTAAGTATGATCATTTATGGATACTTATATGATCGTTTCCCAAGCGAGCAAATTTTACTAATATCTGTTTGTATGCTCGTCGGAGCTGTTTTGTATTTAGGTCGAGCGAGCGTTATCAAACGAGTTCACCCTGAGCTTCGTGCGAAGACAAAGCTACGTGAGAAGGAAGCGGTGTAA
- a CDS encoding DUF4256 domain-containing protein, translating into MSATIFSKESKEELLGTLKKRFDKHMGRHEGIAWEEVEARLLANEDKLRVVAEMERTEGEPDVVGTTDNGEFVVVDCSKESPKGRRSVCYDQAALEARKKFPPETSAVQLAKEIGFELLTEAQYKELQTLGAFDLKTSSWVQTPDAIRAKGGALFCDRRYDHVFTYHNGADSYYAARGFRGRVVI; encoded by the coding sequence ATGAGTGCGACTATATTTTCTAAAGAAAGTAAAGAAGAGCTGTTAGGTACGCTCAAAAAACGCTTTGATAAGCATATGGGAAGGCATGAGGGCATTGCGTGGGAGGAAGTTGAGGCGAGACTTTTGGCGAATGAGGACAAGCTCCGTGTTGTTGCGGAGATGGAGCGGACCGAGGGAGAGCCGGACGTTGTTGGGACGACGGATAATGGCGAATTTGTTGTTGTCGACTGCTCGAAGGAAAGTCCAAAAGGACGTCGCAGCGTGTGCTATGATCAGGCAGCGCTTGAGGCTCGCAAAAAATTCCCACCTGAGACTAGTGCTGTTCAATTAGCAAAAGAGATCGGATTCGAGCTTTTGACAGAGGCTCAGTATAAAGAGCTTCAAACGCTAGGTGCATTTGATCTCAAGACATCAAGCTGGGTGCAAACCCCTGATGCGATTCGCGCAAAGGGTGGCGCACTATTTTGCGATAGACGCTATGATCACGTGTTTACGTATCATAACGGTGCAGATTCATACTATGCCGCGCGCGGGTTTCGAGGTCGGGTTGTTATATAA
- the arsA gene encoding arsenical pump-driving ATPase, protein MKRFTPTQLGHTPYLFFTGKGGVGKTSTAAATAIALADAGKRVLIVSTDPASNLQDVFGVELSNAPAPVPNVANLDAANLDPEEAAQAYRDRVIGPYRDKLPKPAVDQMEEQMSGACTVEVAAFDEFTQLLTDNTHTDRYDHIVFDTAPTGHTLRLLQLPSAWSDFLDENEHGASCLGPVSGLKAKKESYEQAVKALADSSQTTLVLVARPDEATIQEANRASKELGDLGILNQQLIINGVFERNSDDPTAIALENKQRKVLDTIDDQASYIPLVGYTITGLDALRAFGENTDVPRALEAVDLPAIPGVQELVHHVSQKSEGVIMTMGKGGVGKTTMACAIAVGLAEKGHRVHLTTTDPTAHVGNLVQDHEFLQVSRIDPKEEVEAYKARVLQTAGESLSEDELAFMKEDLDSPCTEEIAVFQAFAKVVDDVQDSFVVIDTAPTGHTLLLLDAAQSYHREVERAAGNLDRSVKELLPKLRDPAFTTVALVTLPEATPVFEASRLQEDLKRASIVPSWWIINQSFGATETRDPLLQNRALAEQQWIKRVVEKEATNAAIVPWQADAIVGIDQLKVLLEV, encoded by the coding sequence ATGAAGAGATTTACACCTACACAGCTTGGACACACCCCATACCTATTTTTCACAGGGAAAGGTGGAGTCGGTAAAACGTCAACTGCCGCTGCAACCGCGATTGCACTAGCTGATGCTGGCAAGCGCGTGTTAATTGTGAGTACCGATCCTGCGTCTAACCTCCAGGATGTGTTTGGAGTGGAGCTATCGAACGCACCGGCACCTGTGCCAAACGTAGCGAATCTTGATGCTGCTAATCTTGATCCTGAAGAAGCGGCGCAAGCATATCGAGACCGCGTTATCGGTCCTTATCGCGATAAGCTCCCGAAGCCCGCTGTCGATCAGATGGAAGAGCAAATGTCTGGAGCATGTACGGTGGAGGTTGCGGCGTTTGATGAATTTACGCAACTGTTAACAGACAACACCCATACCGATCGCTATGATCATATCGTGTTTGACACCGCACCGACTGGTCACACTCTTCGCCTCCTCCAGCTACCTTCTGCGTGGAGTGATTTTTTAGATGAAAATGAGCATGGTGCCTCCTGTCTTGGCCCTGTTTCTGGCCTGAAGGCGAAAAAGGAAAGCTATGAGCAGGCGGTTAAAGCATTGGCGGACTCCTCGCAAACGACGCTCGTGCTCGTTGCGCGTCCAGATGAAGCAACAATTCAAGAAGCGAATCGTGCGAGTAAGGAGCTCGGTGATCTTGGGATTCTTAATCAACAGCTGATTATAAACGGGGTTTTTGAGCGTAATTCCGATGATCCAACAGCTATTGCTCTTGAGAATAAACAGCGCAAGGTACTAGACACGATTGATGACCAGGCTAGCTACATCCCACTAGTCGGCTATACGATCACAGGACTTGATGCCCTTCGTGCATTTGGCGAAAATACAGACGTGCCTCGTGCATTAGAAGCCGTTGATCTTCCTGCCATTCCTGGCGTGCAAGAGCTCGTTCATCACGTATCTCAAAAATCCGAAGGCGTTATTATGACAATGGGCAAGGGTGGCGTTGGTAAAACGACGATGGCCTGTGCAATTGCCGTCGGACTTGCGGAAAAAGGTCATCGCGTTCATTTAACGACGACGGACCCAACTGCACATGTTGGTAATCTCGTTCAAGATCACGAGTTCTTGCAAGTTAGTCGCATCGATCCAAAGGAAGAGGTCGAGGCCTATAAAGCGCGCGTGCTACAAACAGCAGGGGAATCTCTATCAGAGGATGAGCTCGCATTTATGAAAGAAGACCTCGATTCCCCTTGCACAGAGGAAATCGCCGTCTTCCAAGCCTTTGCTAAGGTTGTTGATGACGTACAGGATTCGTTTGTTGTCATTGACACAGCTCCAACAGGACACACGCTCCTATTATTAGATGCCGCTCAGTCCTACCATCGCGAAGTAGAGCGAGCAGCTGGCAACTTGGATCGCTCTGTAAAAGAGCTATTACCAAAACTCCGTGACCCAGCGTTTACAACGGTCGCACTTGTTACCTTACCGGAAGCTACACCAGTATTTGAAGCAAGCCGTCTTCAAGAGGATTTAAAACGAGCTTCCATCGTGCCATCTTGGTGGATCATTAACCAAAGCTTCGGCGCGACAGAAACGAGAGATCCACTCCTGCAAAATCGTGCTTTAGCAGAACAACAGTGGATAAAGCGCGTAGTGGAAAAGGAAGCAACGAACGCTGCAATCGTTCCATGGCAGGCTGATGCGATTGTTGGGATTGATCAGTTAAAGGTATTGCTGGAAGTGTAG